TGTTGAGTAAAATCACTAGATAATGCAGTTTTGACCAGTTCCTTATAAAGGACCTATTCGGTTACTTTTTTTCTCGCAACATGTCAAAAGTGCAAAAATCAAAATAACAGCTTAACTAAACAAAATCAAAATGGTTTTGTTTTAGTGAATAAAATTTTCTATTTGATTTAAAAAGTTAGAAAACGAATGAAGTAATAAATTTTTTGCAATCAAATTGGACGCTAGTTGTTGATGCAAAAACTACAAAACCAAAATTTCCCATTTTGACCAAAACATGTTAAAAACAGCCCAACCAGCTTTGTCCAGCTTACCACCTTAAAATATATCAATAACACTTCCGTGATAACTAACGCTAAATTTAACCTCCAGTAAATATAGCCTTAAGCACCCTTTACAATGATTGAGTCATTCTGTTAGTCAAGATGTACATAATTCTAAGGGCACTCGGTATGGTTTCGGTGAAGTGATCGGGGTATGCCATTCACCGATCGGTGAATGGTTGCCGCTAAATCGGTGATGAACATTCAGGGTTCGGTGATAGCTTTTTTCGGTATATAGTCACCGATGCGGGAAGAGGAGGGAAGGAGGAGGGAGAGGGGTTTAATGGCAGGTCCCAAcaaccaatcacaatttttttttaaattctttacCACTCTCTAGGTGTTTGAACCATACCctctgattgagtgcaaaatggggagtggaACGGGGACTTGACATGGCATGCTATTATTGGGTAGAgaataactcaaacaccctagagtgATTGAACCATCATACCCTCCACCCTAAATTTAACATCACATTTAATACCAAAAAAAACTAAACATTCTTGAATATTattaaaagagtaaaatgcacggatagtccctgtggtttggtgaaatttcacctttagtccccaacttttcaaaattacactcttagtccctgtggtttgacaagttgttactcggatagtccccaaagcggatggaggttagtttttctggttaagtgggtgtgaaatgacaaggactatccgagtaacaacgtgtcaaaccacagggactatccgagtaacaacttgtcaaaccacagggactatccgggtaaccttcatccgctttggggactatccgagtaaacaacttgtcaaaccacaaggaccaagagtgtaattttgaaaagtttgggactaaaggtgaaatttcaccaaaccacagggactatccgtgcattttactcttattaAAATAATAACTTCCAAGTATGGTTATGCGTACTCAACATGCCTAGACTCATTAGAAAATATTGTCATGTTACTTGCTAATAAAAACAAGAGAAGATCAAAGTACAATCTTGTCTTAAAAACTGCAAAAAGTATTCCCCTTTATCTTTTCTAAATAAAAGTCAGCAAAAAGCCAAAAACAAAATACTTGTATGCAGGAAAACGTACCATGGCTTGGAAGAGAGGTGTATGTTTGCAGCTCCGACGATCTTCCGTTTTTATCATTCTTTGTTGTCATCAATGGCAAAGCAAAGCTCTCATAGAGCTAGTCAACACAACCGTTGGAACTAACGAGCTACAGCAAATGAAGCTCTCAAGACCAGGATTGATGACATGAACCAAATAAGTAACAAATCGAATATTATGTTCATCCCAGTCAACCCTGGTAGACGATGCCTGCACCCTGGCCAGCTCAGATAAAACGTGGCGATTCGAAAGCTCTGGCAGGGTGCAGGCATGGCCCAAGCCCCTCAGCGGGGCCGGGCTAATCCAAAACTTGCATCAGATTGCTGCTGCTGAGACTGCAATGCCAGGTCATCAAAAAACATTATTTGCAAAATCAGTGTCCTATTGAGTTATtataataaatattattaaaatacAACTTGGGGTTACTATAGCGTCCGTCACATCGGAGCTACAgtaactttttttctttttttttttttttatttttgtgttttttcactTTAGCTCCTTAACTTTCAATTTTTACACTTACGCCCTTCTTACTTTCTAAAAACTTTATGAAATGTCATTTTAAACCCCTCGAGTTTTAAGTGCTAATTTTatatgtacgtgtcggtataaattcaggTTGGTTTggtttacgtttcgacgtaaattttgttgagccaaatataatacgttttcgtgcatATGTTTATTTACGCTTTCAGTCGGGCTACGTTTTAACGTAAATACCGTTCGAAAATGAGTCGGCTCAAATATAATACGCTTTCATTAGACGGTACAAATTCAagttactttacgtttcgacACCACGGCAACGCGGTACCATCctttaatataaaaataaacactattttcCTACGTttctatgtaatttttttttgggaATAAGGTGGGTTAAATACAAACGTTTTGCGCTTATTTTTAGTGCGTTTTCAGTTGGTGtatgttttgacgtaaattttgttcggaaaTGAGTCAAGTCAAATAAAATATGTTTTCATTAGACAGTATAAATTCCCGTTACTTTACGTTTCGACGGCGGGAGAAATTTACTAGTTAATTATTATATACGACTTTCTTACATGTGCGTAATGTTGATTAATCTGGTCACGAGGATGAATGAAAGTCATCCCAGGCCGCTGACATGGATACTGCAAATATAGCGTGGAGACTGAATGAGGCCCCGCGTGGCTGGGACTAAATGGAGCCATCATCGCATCTGGAGGCCTGTAGCCTATTCCTGCAGGTGAAGATGGTGGGACCCATGGGCCTGGTAAATGCTGAGGGAGTGCATGAGGTTGGTGTTCGGTAGAAATAGGAGACCTATGAGCTGAACCAAGCTGAGGAAATTCAGTGTTGTAGTTCAAAACCGGTGTATACAATGGCTGTATAGGATATGAGCCACCGTTAAACCCAAACCCTGGATCAAATCTTTGTGCATATCTGGAATAAAAACACAGTATTAATGTTCCTCGTTAAGCTGTCTAATAACAAAAAAAAGTTATTGCTAACCTGTCGTAGTTCCTGTCGTAATCGGGATCCTTCCGTTCAACTTCACGGTCACGAAAAATAGCCACTCTGCTATTGCTTCTTGACCTCACAACTGGCTCTTTTTCGGTCCTGCTTCTACCAGGTCTACTGCTTCCTGCAGAGGAATCAACTGAAGCCCGACCAATGCTGACATCAGCAACAGATACGTCTTCGGTTTTTGAAGTTTGTAATGAACTATTATGCTGTATAACTTCTTGCGTTCTTGTTTCACTAGAGCTAGAACTAGAGCTAAATATTCTTGCACGTGCTCGATTATACTCTTCTTTTCTCTCTTCCACGCTCTTTAAACTGTTGTTTTTCGAAGAACTTGAGTTTAGTCCTCCGCTTACTTGTGATCGTTTGTTAGGACGTTGTTTAATTGCAACCTTAACAACGCTACTGCTAAGGTTGTCTTCTGTTGGTATGTTAACAGGGATGTCTGCTAAACGAATTAATGGAAGCCGAAACTCAGAAGTCTTACGAACGATGATTCGGGAAGCAGAACCATCCGGAAGGTTGTTGTCTAATAAAACCATGGACTGGAGCGAATAGTGTTGAGCAACACGATGTGCTGCTAAACGAAGGTATGAAGTAGGCAACTGCTGGAACTCCATTTGTTGTTGTGATGGATCTTTAATAAATTTCTCAACATCTTGCTCCATCCGTAGTACTGAACAAAACACAACGGTAATTCTTAATTTTAGACTTATTTTAAATTTCGTGACTATTCCTCCAAGCTTGtccattttgttttgttttttttcgaACTTATGGCTAGTTCATGAAATTTCTACACACTGAGTATACACAAACTTGAAAGTGATTAGCACAAAGCTTACACAACGAAAACAAGAAAACTGATACACAACACAAGCAAGCAACGAGTCCAAATTCACACAACTAAATGAATTTAAACCAATTACATATGCAATCAACATAAGAAGAAGCCTCAAACTAACAACCTTGAAAACACACAACACAACAGTTAAATGAAAAAAGATTACAACTCGACAGAAGATCACCATCACCCACACACAGCATGCAATTAACACACAATTTTGCCCAGTTGACCCGCTCCCGTATTTTCTTTCTTCACTTTTGCCCAGTTGAACTCATAAAAAATTTACATTTAACCTAAATTAACCCACGACTTTTAAATACAGGCTCAAATAAACCAATTATTTATGGTTCAATATTGTGCTCTCTAATATATAGTCAGCCAAATATGTGAAATAAAAAAACACGACTCCCTTAGTCCCTATTAAACCTCTTTGACAAGTACTTTACCACTAAAACATCCAGTCAAGAAAAGAGCCATGCAAGGAACACTTAAACCATTGAAACAATTTTCATGAACATAAGCACCAAGAAATTTTCCTTAAAAAGGATAAAACTTATAAATAAACGTTATAATACTAACTACTATATAGATTATAAAAGTTGGATAATACACCAACCAGTTTGATATTTAAGAAATTAAATATTCATACTTGTTGTACAATTGTACAAAATgatgaaaaatcccaaaaatacgcacacgcacacacacatgtatacaCACATATACGTTTGTGAGTTGTTAGCAGCCATAAACTTCAGCAAAAATAAAACTACAAAAGAAAAAATGGCAGCATGAGGTCATCCCAGTCCCAGCACATCACCATAACTTTCTGAAAGTTAATAAGCTAGTGGTGAAGGGAGTGTTACCTAATGGAATAGGTAAACTCCCAATTCACCCAATCACATAGTGCCATGTCAATTGTTTACCTAATGCTAAAAAACGTTGGCGGTGGTTTACCTAATGgggtttaggtaaactatttaaaaaaaaatgtgtgattggttgagaagaaatggaccccaccacacaccctCTCTCTCCCCCTTCCCTCCCTTCACCGAGACGGTAAACCTTCACcgaatcccccccccccccatttcgGTAATCTTGATCGGCAAACTATGTTGGCAGTGGAGGGGGGTCGGTACCGAGTGGGTTTACCGCCCCCACTCCGTTCACCCTAAATATGAGATGATAAAATCTAGACTTCAACCTGAAGTATACTGCAGATGTATAATTCTTTCCCCATGTAATATTGACCCTAATAAAAACCATCATTCACTAAGCACTTCGTTATATCTAGTATAGCTTGCCCTCAACTGCTAACAGcatctttttttaaaaaactaaaCCACCACTCAGTTCAATTAAAACATGCCAAATGGTCCTAAATCATTAACAGTTGACCTAATTTTCAAGCTAATTAATCTATACCTCTCTAATTACCAATTCAACCATAACATATAACACTAATACAATCCATAAAAACCACAAACACTAAAAAAACTGTAAAAAACATAAACAGAAACCTGAAAGG
Above is a window of Helianthus annuus cultivar XRQ/B chromosome 14, HanXRQr2.0-SUNRISE, whole genome shotgun sequence DNA encoding:
- the LOC110890682 gene encoding R3H domain-containing protein 2 codes for the protein MITSSTLNPTPTTITDHSSTTTVTAAMAASVDDLGPDSWEVADLDATMSRLMLSSSSNNNNTYDSTTTANSNSNSPSEFDTDAQDRSSSGGVLENLVNSVDQFLREALQNPRERLSVLRMEQDVEKFIKDPSQQQMEFQQLPTSYLRLAAHRVAQHYSLQSMVLLDNNLPDGSASRIIVRKTSEFRLPLIRLADIPVNIPTEDNLSSSVVKVAIKQRPNKRSQVSGGLNSSSSKNNSLKSVEERKEEYNRARARIFSSSSSSSETRTQEVIQHNSSLQTSKTEDVSVADVSIGRASVDSSAGSSRPGRSRTEKEPVVRSRSNSRVAIFRDREVERKDPDYDRNYDRYAQRFDPGFGFNGGSYPIQPLYTPVLNYNTEFPQLGSAHRSPISTEHQPHALPQHLPGPWVPPSSPAGIGYRPPDAMMAPFSPSHAGPHSVSTLYLQYPCQRPGMTFIHPRDQINQHYAHSQQQQSDASFGLARPR